In Acaryochloris marina S15, a single genomic region encodes these proteins:
- a CDS encoding sucrase ferredoxin — MDQPLMNCRYCADIAKANGVDPLGTAAKTDHWLITEMKQPWSGSLVENPQVKPLIPLFKKLIFRRGILIRPIAIATDHDYSQTGWTRVLYYHRPSSQFAQYAKQEFLIPETEGLNFTMALLQSLLKQPNNLKHYHQYQQDTTDIRELLVCTHTQVDLACGRYGTPIYRQLKRDYGHHPQSLRVWQATHFGGHQFAPTLLDLPTGQFWGHLDPAILPSLIERQGDVSSLRPYYRGWSGLQKFEQMAEGEIWKREGWAWLDYPKSGRTTQKGLKGIKQFLYPLLRLIPFQLLQMWLEQWTQEADWVEVHLQFALPKTTQISRYRVRLAAKGRVKTAVKSAAKANESMPLQEQWQYEVTQVVQCDP; from the coding sequence ATGGATCAACCACTCATGAACTGTCGCTATTGTGCGGATATTGCTAAAGCGAATGGTGTAGATCCTCTGGGTACAGCAGCAAAAACGGATCATTGGCTGATTACTGAGATGAAACAGCCCTGGTCCGGTTCTTTAGTTGAGAATCCTCAAGTTAAACCCTTGATTCCCCTATTCAAGAAACTGATTTTCCGTAGAGGAATTTTGATCAGACCGATTGCGATCGCAACTGATCACGACTATTCCCAAACAGGCTGGACACGGGTGCTCTACTACCATCGTCCTAGTTCTCAGTTTGCCCAGTATGCCAAGCAGGAATTTTTAATCCCAGAAACCGAAGGGCTCAACTTCACGATGGCGTTGCTGCAGTCTTTATTGAAACAACCTAATAACTTGAAGCACTATCACCAATATCAGCAGGACACTACCGATATTCGGGAGCTATTGGTCTGTACCCATACCCAAGTAGACTTGGCTTGTGGCCGGTATGGAACCCCTATTTATCGCCAACTTAAGCGAGACTATGGTCATCATCCTCAGTCTCTCAGAGTCTGGCAAGCCACTCATTTTGGCGGCCATCAGTTTGCACCGACCTTGCTAGATTTGCCAACAGGACAATTTTGGGGACATCTTGATCCAGCAATTTTGCCCTCCCTCATTGAGCGCCAAGGAGACGTGTCTAGTCTGCGCCCTTATTATCGGGGTTGGTCTGGCTTACAGAAATTTGAACAGATGGCAGAAGGAGAAATCTGGAAGCGAGAAGGATGGGCTTGGTTGGACTACCCCAAATCAGGACGGACCACCCAAAAAGGCTTGAAAGGGATAAAGCAGTTTTTATATCCTTTACTGCGGTTGATTCCGTTTCAACTGTTGCAGATGTGGTTAGAACAATGGACCCAAGAAGCCGATTGGGTCGAGGTGCACCTCCAATTTGCCTTGCCCAAGACCACACAAATCAGTCGCTATCGGGTCCGATTGGCAGCCAAAGGCAGGGTCAAAACGGCAGTGAAATCAGCAGCAAAAGCGAATGAATCCATGCCCCTCCAAGAGCAATGGCAATACGAAGTCACACAAGTCGTGCAGTGCGACCCTTAA